TCCAATTCTGCAATCAGGGGGAGCTGGGCGTGCGCCATTAGCGCCCCCCGTTCAGCAAGCGCTTGATATCAGCCACCGACCACGCCAGGCGGCCATTGATGCGCACTGGGCGCAGCGGACCGTTCTCAAGGCAGGCCCAGGAGCGCAGAGTCTGAGCGGCGCGGGTCAGGTAAAAGGCCGCACAAGCAGTGCTGACGTGCGTGCGCGTCTGCTGCTCGAGCGCTGGGAAATCATACGGACGACGCTGATCGCCAGTCGTTTTAGTTTTTGGCTTGCCCATTTTGAATCACCTTTCATATTTCTACGTTGAAGATGATTCATTTGAAACTCGGGTGTGAGTGGGGCTGCAAGAGTGGGCAGGTGGGGTATTTTTACCCCCCCTCGGGTTTTGTTTACCGCCCGCTGGAGTATTTGTCGTGATCCGCCATCCTGACTCGTCGTTGTTTGACGGCTTGCTGCCAAGCCTCATTGAACGGATAAACCCCCGCCCCGAACAGTTCCGGCGCCTCGGCCTTGCATTTTTGCCGAATCTTTCCCTTGCCACCTTTCGGAATTTTCATTGGTGCATAGCCGAGTGAATTGACCGTATTTTCGATAAAGCGCAGTTGTTTCTCTCTCCTCGTTAAGCCTGCAGGGGTAGGCCCTGAATGCTCTGAACAATCGTCCGGAGGTTTGATAGTAGCTTCCGCCGTGAGAATGGCGTCTGGTCGCGTAGCGGACGCGGAGAGCGACGCAGCCTCACCACTTCCGACAGGTGCATCGGCGGCCGCAATTCCTAAATGTCCCTGTTCGACTGCGCCACAGGACGGTATTGATAATGCGGGCACGGCATTCATTCCGTTGGCGGCGGATGTAATGACGTTTCGGGTCAAATTCGCCACGAACGACGCGAGGTATTCGCCACGGACGACGAGATTAGAATCGAGGGGGAAGTCGCTTGCAGGCATGTACTTCCGCAGAGTCAGCGTCTTCGTTTCGTGTTGCAAATACGCGTGGCGATAGCGTTCCTCCGCCGCTAGGTACTCAATTGCCTGATCTGCAGAAAAATTGTTGTCTTCGATGTAGTCACGCAGGCTGGCGGAACGCGCGATTTGCCGCTCCTTGAACACCACTTCGTCAAAGGGTTGCAACAATTGAAAGACCTTCCGGCCGCGCCCTTCGACGTAAATGCCCTTGTCGAATGCGTGGCTCGCCGGTTGGTGACCGACCAGGGCCTGGTAAATGGCGTCTACCATCCGCCGTCCATCGCTGCGCAGAATGAGATCGACGACATCTACTAGACAAATGACATCGGTCTCGACGACGAGTCCGATTGTTTCTTCGCAATCGTCGTCTGCAGGCGAGAATTCACTCGCAACTTGACCGGAGGCTGGCGACGAAAGAGTAATACACTCCGCCCCACGGAATACCCGGAATTCTACTTCGAGATCCTGCGTTTCTTCCGCGCACTCGGCGATGAAAGTAAGCGATTCTTCCTCGCTCGGCAATCGAAACCCGGCACGCGCCTTGGTAGGCGTGATGAGACGCAATGAGAGCTTCAAATGTCCGTCGAGCGCACAACGGATGACGTCGGCCACATGAACCGGACGCCCGGTCGCGTTGGTCAGGATTTGCGCAGCCTCTTCAACCCCGAACCATTTCCTCAGTCTCTGCAATCCATCCATTTCGAACTTTCGATGTCTATGGAAGACAAATTTTCACAGGAACGACAACCATCGCCGCGAGAGTTAAAGTCGACGGGAGGCGCTTCGGTTACGCATCTCTTACGAAGAAAATCTGCGAGTCGCTAAAGCGGACAGAGAGTCGTCTCGGTTATTTTTCGCACTAAAGTTCCGAATGTCGTTTCCAATTGCCTGCCTCACGGTGTAGTGCGAATCCAACCACCGCCAGAGCATGGGCCTTTCGGCGCGCAACCAATAGAAGTTGCGACAGATGCTCGTTTTTGCATGCATTCCTCATTTGCGGCGACTCGATGGCTAACGGCGAGCGCAGGATTGTCGAGTTGTGGCCGCGCGTCCCTGCTAGGCCACTAACAGCACCTCGCCGGCCTTGCCGAAGCCGTAGCGAGGTCTAGGACCGGCTCGGCCGCCATTGCCGTCTGAAGCGTGTTAAATACGGCCGACGCCGAGCCAAGGTCGAGGAAGTGGGCAGACGTGCATGCCGAAAATACTGCAAACCCTGCTGTTCCGCCCGACCTTTGCAATTTGATTATTGGGCGACGCTCTGCCCGGCATGATGGCGGCGGCCCAAGGACATTGCGGCCTCCATTGCTTCCATTACGTTAACGAGCATCGAAGCAAACTCAGGGATGCTGTCATCCATTTGCGCGAAGTGTTCACCGATCATCCGCGCGATCCCCAGACACAACCGTTCCGCGGAGTTATCGTAGCCACCGTGCCAATTGCCGTTGGAGCAGGGAGCCAGCTTAGCGGCGACCGCACGGATCAGGTGAAAACTTTCCTCATGGATTATCGGTCCCAGCTTTAAATCAGCCCACGCTTCCACGCGCTCCCGCGTGACTTCCCAGTCTTCGTCGCCAGAATACTTGGCATTCAATGCAAGACAATCATATGACATAAATTTTTCCATGTTCGTTCTCGTATGTGTTGGGAGGAATAATTTTAGGCAGCGAACTGTCATGAGATCAACAAATTATTTTCCGTATTTAATTCTGAGATTTAAGTTTTCTCAGAATATTTGCTACCCACAACGGTACGCGACCGAGCGAGCGAAGAAAAATTCGTTGCGATCTAAATTTGATCTTTTTTTAATAAAATTACAACAAATCTGGTATTTATACATTTTTTACGCGGTTGTTTTTTAGCGATAGTCCGTGTTAAGCCTTCGGCCTATCGTCCCTGATTGTCCAGGCTTCGCCGTGGGATGCGTTCGGTGCTGCCAGCAATTGCGCGCAGGTACCTGTTGTCTTCCATCGGCTTCTTTAACTGGTCCTCGGCGTCGATCACCCGACAGGTTGTTCTCGTAGCCCGCCAGCGACGGCGAAGCTGGCCTTCACGCCGTCCGGTTCATCGCATAGGTGACGGCGTTTTCCCTCGCGAAGCTCGTCCAACTCGGCGAGGGGGGGGCGGCACGGTTGGCCAAGCCTGTGGAGTGGGGGTACGGCCGCCTTCATCTCGCGCGACACCCCCTTCATCGCCGCCAAGCCGCCGCGGTCGATGGCGGCGATTAAGTCGGTCGGCTTGGCGAACGCCGATCTATCAACCCACAGCCGAGCGGGCTGGCATTGCCTGGCAGCGCGGCGGCGTCGAACTGTACTCGACCGCGCCCGCACCATCGCCGCGCGCTTGCGCCTGAAGGGACTGCTCTAATGGCCGGCGACTGGAGCAAGATGCGCAGCAACCTGTGGACCGATGCATTCCTTGGCCGGCTGTGGGACCTGTCCGGCTAGGCGGAGCCGATGGTGATCCGCCAGCCGGTACTGGCTGGGGAACACCGCCTACCAATATACCGATGACGGTTTCATACCGGGCCTGTCGGCAGCCGCGATTGACCGCAAGCGCGGCGAGGACGGGATGGGCGAGGAGCTGCTGGCGGTCGGCTGCATCGAGCTGGCGGCCGCGCTTCTTGGCAGCGAGGGAAACGCCAGCGGAATCAGGAACACCACTTTGATGAACACAACGGCACATCGGCCACGAAACGCCTGATAACGGCCATGCGGGCAACGAACAACCGCCAGATCGCGCCTGTTGAAACGCCGCCAGCGTTACAACTCGAGCACCCCAGCGTTACGCGCTGTGCAAGCAACACCGCGTCGCCTTCCAAGCGGTCGAAAGGCCGGGCTGGTGACGAAGGCCGCCCCCAAAATCTGGATGATCGAGAACCAGCTCGGCAAGCGCAACACGTCCGACTTTCGGCGCGTCGCCCTGACGCTCAAGTTGAAGCCACTGATCGAGCTGCGCGCGCATGAACGCATGTTGGCTGGCAAGGCGGCGCCGGCAAACCCTGTGTTGAATTCAACACAGGGTACAGGCAAGACGCACGACCGCACTGGCCAAGGCTGCCGGCGTCGGGCAAGAAACCGTGCGCAAGGTCGAACAGATCATCGCCAAGGCAACGCCCGAAGTGGTAGTGCAGATACGCGGCGGCGGGCTGTCGATCAACGAGGATAGCAACGACGGTGGCGCCGGCAAAGTTGGTCGAGCCGCGTCAAGCTGGTTGAGCAGCCCCGCCCCCGCCGAGGGACGCCAGGCGCCCCCCCGACCATGCCGGCCCGCGACGAGCATATGGCCGGATCGGATGCGTAGACGTTGCAGACCGGCTCCCCCGCCTGCCTTGGTCAGGCACGTAGCAAAGGAGCGGTCCGCGGTGGCGAGAACCCCCGCCAGCCGGACTCGGTGCGGCGGCACGTCGCAGACCTGATGGCCACACTGACGCACCAAAAACGGCTGCCGGCGCTCGATTAAATTAGGCCGGCTTTGCCAACCCCGCGGCCGAGCACAAGACCACTTACTATCAGAAAAGCCTGAGAGTTAGAAAAGCTAAATTGTCTTGATGCATCATTCCAAATATACTGTTCTGCCCGATTCCGATTAGGAGGCTTTCCGTGCAAGGTTTCTCCGGTCCTGACAGAAGAAAAAATTTGCGCGTTGCACGTGTCGTCGATCAAGCCCTCGATTGCGGCGAGAAGTTGGGCGCGATGACTGCAAAAATAATTTTCCTCCGCCATGATATCCCTTCGACGGTAGCGGCTCGTGTACTTTTTCATCTGGACCGGCGGCGCGCGAGGCGAAATTTCAATTCTTTGCTTGGTATGGACGATATCGAATAGGACTGCAATGGACACTGTGAAATATTTGGCTATCCTTGAGCGAGATGGGCAAGTAATCGCCGCTCTTCAAAACTCTCTTGAAGCTATGCGCCTAACGCATGGCGCGCGGATCACGATGTGCGGAGTGTCAGGAACACTAAATTTCGAGCCACAAATGCTGGCGATTAGGGACGCGCTTTCACGTCTCGGCGTCGATCCAGACGAGTCTTTCTCGCCCGAGCCGTCGGATATTGATCCGAAATAAATTCATGCCTTGCAATTTGTGAACGCGACGCTATTGAGCGAGGGCGCGGGCTGCTAAGGGCGATCTTTCCCTACATTGTCGTTCCGCATGCCGTCGATAAAGTAACAACACTAGCCTTCACATTTTGAGCTGCGAAGCCTGGACGGCTGGTCAATGCTTCGCCAATTTCCGTATTTGTTTTCGCAACATTTACCAAAAGAGCAAGGGGCTAGCACACTAAATTTATTGATCAAGATATACTAACGGTAAATTTTGTTCACCGAAGCCATCTTGCGATGTTCATAAGAGTATTTTTGTTGGGAGCGCTGTATTTGCGGAACGAGACGATCACACGACTCGGTTCGCTAGTAGATGCATCATTAGAGGCGGCCGAGCCTCTTCCTACGCCGTCGGTTGCATTGCGAGCAGGTATATGATGTGCTATCGGAGTGGTTGTCCTCTATGCTCGAGCACCTGTAGGGTTATAGGTACGATTGATCATGGCAGGGTGGTCGAGATCGCGTGCACGAATTGCACCCTTTACCGAATTACCATCAGCGCGGTAAGACACTTAATCAAAGTTCCAGATGAAAGGCTGCTCTACTCGCTACTCGCTACTAGGCACCCCAACGAACAGATGGTTGTAATCGGGACCGCGCGCAACGAACTGGTATATGAATACGTTTGGATCGAACTCTTGAAAAAGACGAGGGTTTGTTATTGGTAACCAGACTTCCGGTTTTCCTTACAGTCGGCGCTACGAGAAACTCCCCGCAGCGTGAAGAAGGTGTCCTTGTAGATGTTTCAGCTCGGTGCCAGGGGAGGCTGTGCCGGTTTTCCAAGCGCAGCTCTCGCTCGCGGTATTCCCCCACCGCGTCATCTTCGCCCCCAGCAGGGCATATAACTCGTGCGGCGCGGGCGACGAGACCGACTTAGGACTGCGCGCGTTCCGCGAGCTGCAGCATGACCAGCTGCGCCTGCATCTGTGACGTCGCTGCGTCGTCGGTCCGCAACATTCGCATCCGATGCGCCCGTATTGCGCCCAGCCGTTCGGATGTCGGACTCAAACGTCTGCAAAATTCATAGGCCATTGGCTTACCCAATTCCCCGATTCCCGAACGCCGACCTGGTGCGCGCCCTCGCTCTGCGCCGCGCCGTGCTGGCGGCGACCGGCGAGGAGACTGACATGGCGGTGCATGTGCTGGACGCGGCGCAGAGGAAGCTGGCCACTCTGGCGGAAACGCGCTCCGAACACGAGCCGGTGCGCGCTTCCGCGGCAATGGTTCCGTACACGGCGCGGGTCGACGGCGAGGTCGGCGTGCAGGGCATCGCCACCGGGTTGATCGGAGATGCTCTGCTCAACGGTGGTCCCAACCGGAGCAACCTGATCATCATCGGCCCCCTCCCGTCGAGCACCCGGCGGACAACATCGCCTGCGACGCCGCCGGTACAGCGCGGTACTGGTGCTTTCAATTGTCGACCGGCTGATTTCAGCGCTCAGGTCGATTGGACGCGCGCACCCTAGACTCGCGCTCATCCGCAATCGCCGAGTGGTTGCGACGTGAATTCGCGGCCGTATCGAGTTTTCTGAAATCAGTCTCATAAGCTATACGCTTACGACGACGCAGGAGCATCATCCCGCCAACTGCCGCGGCGAGTAGCAGCAGAGAGTCGGGTTCAGGAACGTCGGCGCCTGGGCTGGCGAGTTCGAAAATGGCATAGTTAGCAAATGGACTGAATACTGTATCAAACTGACTACTCTGTGGAGAATTATTAGCGACCCCATCTGGGTCGGTAGGCACGTTGCCTGAGAACGCGACCACAACGACGCCTGTTAAGAGCGGAGAATACGGAATAAGCGTGTCGCAAGCGACCGTGGATGTGCAACCAAGTGTTTTCGATGGATCGCTGTCGAATTGCCCCATGACACCATCCACGAATACTTGGTCAAGCAATGCCTGGGCCGCTAATCCCGCGTCAGCCGAATTATGAAATGCAAAGGCCGCCGAATTGCAGCCATTAAAGATCGAGTTACACGAGCCGTCAGCGAAAGAAACGTTGTAAAGAACTCCGCCAACGTCCACGTTCTCGGCTCCTGTTAGTACGCCTGATGAGTTTGTCTGCAGTGTAACCGGAACGGCCATTGCGGCCGTACCATAAAGAATGCTACAAATAATCAACGCAGTGCGAAAAGCATGGACGATTTTCATGGCTTCCTCGTTTATTAACATGCGGGGGCATCGCCAACCATTTCTGTTTTGGCGCTGGGATCGCCTGATAAGGCGTTCATGGCTGTAAGCACATATCGTACCTAAAACTTAAATCTCCTAAAAACAGAGAGTTACAGTGAAAGTCGAGTTTGGCGTGCCGAGATGTGTAAAGAAAGCCGACAGAATTTCGATTGGATATTGTGGCGCGAAAGCAGCGGATTTTTTGTGCAAGTCTATGCTTGAACATCAGCTTCCGGCGAAAAACCGCCTATCGCTTTGTTGGTCCCGGTGGTGATTGGTGCGTGTGTGGCGACAACGCCGGGAGCGCTGCGCCGGACGTGGCGACAAAGATCACAATTGCCTAACCCAGTCCTTCATCCAGCAAGCGAGCGGCGCTGGCCATGCTTCTGGTCCAGGACCGCGCGATCAGCCATTCGTCACCCGAGCGGGCCGCCACGGCCTTCCTGGCGACCGTGGCGGGCTTCGCTGGCGTTATCGGTGCTGGTGCTTGCGCCGCCGTCTTGGCGGCCTTTACGATGGCGTGGACGGTCCCTTGCCGATGCCGAACTGGACCGCGATCACCGCGAACGACAAGCCTGTGGCGTGCAGCGCCACGATCTTGGCCCTGTCGCCCGCCGTGGTCCTTGGCCTGCCCAGCACCTTGCCTTCGGCCTTGGCCCGCGCCAGACCCGACTGCGTGCGTTTAATGCTCATCCGCCAACACCGCTTGGCTGCGATATTTGCGGCTCGGGGTTGATGAAGCGGTGTGCTATGGCGTCGAAAGCGGCGATGTACGCCTCCTAGAATGACATTCCTTTCGACTCGGTAAAGCACATCGCCATCACGACGAAGCCGTTCTTCGTCATCGTCACGCTACGCCGCAGCTCGCCTTTTTATGGGCAAATTCAATCGACTCACAAAAACTGGCATGCTCGAATACGTCGCATCATGAGACTCATCGATTCATACGCCTGCCTCCAACGTAGACCGTCGTGCCAGGTCCATAGCCAGGCATCCCCAGATCAAAACTATCGACATTAAACTCAACAATCCTCAACTGAGATTGGCTCGAAGAGAAACCATCCGGCAAGAACTCAAACTCGATCAGCATTTTTTTTGATCTTGTCAAATCGTCATGAAATGTCTTCGCTTCAGCTTCACCTAACAGCTCCAAATAGTTGCGGTCGTCACCGGTAAAAAATGAATAGGTTATTGGTGGGCGTCTATCAAAACGAACGCGGAGATGACAAAAGTTCCGATGACAACTCCGGGGCGCTAATGCTCCATGTTCCAAATAGAACGTCACCTGCCGCTGCGCACCTTTGCGTGTCGACGTATCAAGTTTCAATCCTGCATCAAGATGAAGCCGAAGCCCGAAAATGTATCCATTGCCTCCTTCTACTGAAACGCGTGTTGCCTTATTTGTAATGATCTCCCATATTTTATCCGTCATCGGATCATGCTTCGATTCGAGTACAGAGGAATATTTCCACTCATCGACGTTTTCCACGATTTTGTTTGGGAGATCGATTCGTTGAGAACTCACTTCCACAGGACGCGAATCGTCGATGCCAGGAGCAGGCGAACAGGCCGCCGTCAGGACAACAAGGCCCAAAACAAGCGAGCGTGGCACCATGTAGCGGAGACCGATGGCGCTATTGAACATGGCCAACTTCTTTGGCGCTTTTGCCCGCTAGGTCGTCGATGTACCAAGTTCGGTGTAGGTCGGCGAAATCCTCCATCTGGTGACCGAGTACGCCGAGCAGACCGCCCGACCACTCGCCATACGCTTTCGAGCCGTCGGGCTTGTAGACATTCTCGGGCAGGGTGCGGATCGTGTAGATAGGATTTTGCAGGCCATGCTCTTGGCCAACGGTCTGGAAAAACTCGCCTTTGAGGACGAACTTATTGGCGCCACGATGCGACAGCTCTACGGTATCGAATTTGCGCTCCTTTAGCTGTTCGGAAAACTGCAACAGTACGCGGGTGACGTCCATCGGACTGTTCTCTTCGCTCACCTTTCGCAGGTCATAAACCAGCACGTTCGGGTTGACGAAATACTTGTAGTGGGCAAATACTTCGATCCCCTTGTTACGGGCATCCTTGGCAATGGTGTCGTCGACCATTCGCTGTAGGCCTGCGTAGTTCACGGAGGCGACCCCGACCACGCAAGCCATGAGACCGCCGGCGGAAATGAGAACTGCTGGATTCTTCATGATCGACCAATCTTTGCTTAATCCATCATGGTCGGCCATTATTTATCACTTGGCAACATTCATTAAATTGCAATCGACCGCCGGTTCACAATTTATTCACGACCTGCCAACTTAGCGGTCTTGAAGACGGCGTGGACGGTCCCTTGCCGATCTCGAACTGGACCGCTATCTTCGGGAGCGACTGACGGGCAGGGAAATGGGCATGAGAGTGCGCAATGAAGAAAGCTGCTCCGGCTGCTCGGCTGCCTCCCTTCTTCGACGGCGCCTATGGCAACGCCAGCGGGGAACGCAGCGTCGTCGAGCTGCTTGGCCCCAGCGGGCCATCAGGGCGCCCTCCTGCGCCAGAAGGGACTGCTCTGATGGCCGGCAACCGGATCAAGATGCGCAGCAACCTGTGGACCGTTCCGCGCCTGGACCGGTTGTGCGACCCGTCCGGCCTTCGAGCCGATGGTGATCGACTGCCGGTATTAGCTTAGGACCACCGCCGACCAGCATATCGAGCATGGTTTCATGCCGGGCCTGTCGGCGGCCGTGATTGACCGCAAGTGTGGCGTGGACGGGCTGGGCGAGGCGCTGCTGCCGGTCGGCTGCATCGAGCTGGTGGCCGCGCTTCTCGGCAGCGAGGGAAACGCCAGCGGAATCAGCATCAACCACTTCGATGAACACAACGGCGCGTAGGCCAAGAAACGCCTGATAATGGCCATGCGGGCAACGAACAACCGCCAGATCGCGCCTGTTGAAACGCTGCCAGCGTTACATATCGCGCACACCAGCGTTACGCGCTGCGCAAGCAGCACGGTATCGCCTTCCAGATGGTCGAGAAGGCCGGGCTGGTGACGAAGACCGCCCGCAAAATCTGGTGGATGATCGATAACCAGCTGGGCACGCGCAACACGTCCGGCTTCGGCCGCGACGCCTTGGCGCTCAAGTTGAAGCCGCTGATCGAGCAGCGCGCCC
This window of the Massilia sp. R2A-15 genome carries:
- a CDS encoding PEP-CTERM sorting domain-containing protein (PEP-CTERM proteins occur, often in large numbers, in the proteomes of bacteria that also encode an exosortase, a predicted intramembrane cysteine proteinase. The presence of a PEP-CTERM domain at a protein's C-terminus predicts cleavage within the sorting domain, followed by covalent anchoring to some some component of the (usually Gram-negative) cell surface. Many PEP-CTERM proteins exhibit an unusual sequence composition that includes large numbers of potential glycosylation sites. Expression of one such protein has been shown restore the ability of a bacterium to form floc, a type of biofilm.), with protein sequence MKIVHAFRTALIICSILYGTAAMAVPVTLQTNSSGVLTGAENVDVGGVLYNVSFADGSCNSIFNGCNSAAFAFHNSADAGLAAQALLDQVFVDGVMGQFDSDPSKTLGCTSTVACDTLIPYSPLLTGVVVVAFSGNVPTDPDGVANNSPQSSQFDTVFSPFANYAIFELASPGADVPEPDSLLLLAAAVGGMMLLRRRKRIAYETDFRKLDTAANSRRNHSAIADERESRVRASNRPER